Proteins encoded together in one Kiritimatiellia bacterium window:
- a CDS encoding GH1 family beta-glucosidase, translating into MSFPKDFIWGVAAASYQVEGAAFEDGKGLSVWDMMCRWRDKIWEGNNGKTACDHYHRYCEDAKLMGRLGVRAYRFSISWPRVIPFGTGRVNPKGLAFYDRLVDVLLANNVQPWVTLFHWDYPYELFCRGGWLNPDSPAWFAEYTQAVVDRLSDRVTHWITQNEPQCYIGSGHQSGVHAPGLQLDFPEVLRCGHHSLLAHGKAVQVIRARAKQKPVIGAALVGTLKVPASSGRADVNAARRATFSVTAKNCWSNTWWSDPMILGRYPADGLKLFAHDMPRIGTHDLKTICQPLDFYGINIYGAQTVRAKRNGGWENMPGQDGPPLTTMAWRIAPDALYWGPRFFHERYKLPIVVTENGMANCDWVHKDGRVPDPQRIDFIRSYLLEYRRAIKDGVKGIGYFHWSVMDNFEWAHGYRQRFGLVYVDYKTGRRIPKDSAWWYREVMETNGARLEVQ; encoded by the coding sequence ATGAGTTTTCCGAAGGATTTTATCTGGGGTGTGGCGGCGGCAAGTTACCAGGTTGAAGGAGCCGCGTTTGAAGACGGCAAGGGGCTTTCCGTCTGGGACATGATGTGCCGCTGGCGCGATAAAATCTGGGAAGGCAATAACGGAAAGACGGCCTGCGATCATTACCATCGTTATTGCGAAGATGCGAAGCTTATGGGCCGGCTCGGCGTGCGCGCCTATCGCTTCTCCATATCCTGGCCGCGCGTGATTCCCTTTGGAACCGGCCGCGTGAATCCGAAAGGACTGGCCTTTTATGATCGCCTGGTGGATGTTCTGCTGGCGAACAATGTGCAACCGTGGGTGACGCTTTTTCACTGGGATTATCCGTATGAACTCTTCTGTCGGGGCGGATGGTTGAACCCGGACAGTCCTGCATGGTTTGCTGAATACACGCAAGCCGTGGTTGACAGGCTTTCCGACCGCGTAACGCATTGGATAACACAAAACGAGCCGCAGTGCTATATCGGGTCCGGGCATCAAAGCGGCGTGCACGCGCCCGGTTTGCAATTGGATTTTCCGGAGGTATTGCGCTGCGGCCATCATTCGCTGCTGGCGCACGGCAAGGCGGTGCAGGTCATCAGGGCGCGGGCAAAACAAAAGCCGGTAATTGGAGCGGCCCTGGTGGGAACGCTGAAAGTGCCGGCCAGCTCCGGCAGAGCCGATGTAAATGCGGCCCGCCGCGCTACCTTCTCGGTTACCGCGAAAAACTGCTGGAGCAACACCTGGTGGTCGGACCCCATGATTCTGGGGCGGTATCCGGCCGACGGGCTGAAACTGTTTGCTCATGATATGCCGCGGATAGGGACGCATGACCTGAAAACAATATGTCAGCCGCTGGACTTCTACGGAATCAACATTTACGGCGCTCAAACCGTCCGGGCAAAACGCAACGGCGGATGGGAAAATATGCCGGGACAGGATGGGCCTCCGTTGACAACAATGGCCTGGCGCATCGCGCCGGACGCTTTGTATTGGGGACCGCGCTTTTTCCACGAGCGATACAAGCTGCCGATTGTGGTTACGGAAAACGGGATGGCAAATTGCGACTGGGTGCATAAGGATGGCCGCGTGCCCGATCCGCAAAGGATAGATTTTATCCGCAGTTACCTCCTTGAATATCGCCGCGCCATCAAGGACGGCGTGAAAGGCATCGGTTATTTTCATTGGTCCGTCATGGATAATTTTGAATGGGCGCACGGCTATCGGCAGCGGTTCGGACTGGTGTACGTGGACTATAAAACCGGCAGGCGGATTCCCAAGGACTCGGCTTGGTGGTACCGGGAAGTCATGGAAACAAACGGCGCGCGCCTTGAAGTCCAATAA